The Triticum aestivum cultivar Chinese Spring chromosome 3A, IWGSC CS RefSeq v2.1, whole genome shotgun sequence genome includes a region encoding these proteins:
- the LOC123063346 gene encoding F-box protein At5g49610 produces the protein MADTARARAPPPNRSLPEEILIWEILVRLPPKSLLRCRAVCPAWRRATSTRDFLLAHHARQPTLPLLDDLSSIGYGGHSLDTIPTPSPLEHQAATGRLQSVVRFDDAYFRLFASCDGLLLLSMATGYLVLCNPATRQFARLPLLPGFIPLGMYPHSPTGTGEYRLLLYLSSSERAPDAQAGCYILSLGSGQLPRHIGCRDVERLINTFGSVMFHASLHWHRHNVIMVFDTITELFREMSAPIVPGPVNLFETDGMLAASIFTDPTTSIDIWMAQDYDNEVWAFKYRVNLPVAELTAQFGKINKRCCVVFASSDGHALVLAKFGDWLLQVDMDGKLVASFHGRGIGPTQNRLKQSLFQHTFFPTLEGYVVNASPFI, from the coding sequence ATGGCGGACACCGCAAGAGCAAGAGCGCCGCCTCCCAACCGCAGCCTCCCGGAGGAGATCCTCATCTGGGAGATCCTGGTCCGCCTGCCCCCCAAATCCCTCCTCCGTTGCCGCGCCGTCTGCCCCGCCTGgcgccgcgccacctccacccGCGACTTCCTCCTCGCCCACCACGCCCGTCAGCCCACCCTCCCTCTCCTCGACGACTTGAGCAGCATCGGCTACGGAGGCCACTCCTTAGACACCATCCCCACCCCCTCTCCCTTGGAGCACCAGGCCGCCACCGGCCGGCTCCAGTCCGTCGTGCGATTTGATGATGCCTACTTCCGCCTGTTCGCCTCCTGCGACGGCCTCCTCCTTCTCTCCATGGCCACTGGCTACTTAGTCCTCTGTAATCCGGCGACTCGTCAGTTTGCTCGTCTCCCGCTCCTTCCTGGCTTCATACCCTTGGGGATGTATCCACACAGCCCAACTGGAACTGGGGAGTACCGACTATTGCTCTACCTGTCTTCCTCGGAACGGGCACCTGACGCTCAAGCTGGCTGCTACATCCTCTCTCTAGGCTCCGGCCAGCTGCCCAGGCACATAGGGTGCAGGGATGTGGAGAGACTCATAAACACCTTCGGATCTGTCATGTTCCATGCTAGCCTACATTGGCACCGGCACAATGTGATAATGGTATTTGACACCATAACCGAGTTGTTTCGTGAGATGTCTGCTCCTATTGTTCCTGGCCCCGTCAACCTGTTTGAGACGGATGGAATGCTTGCCGCCTCCATCTTCACTGATCCAACGACATCCATTGATATCTGGATGGCACAGGACTATGACAATGAGGTTTGGGCCTTCAAATATCGGGTCAATTTGCCGGTTGCAGAGCTCACAGCACAGTTTGGGAAGATTAACAAACGTTGCTGTGTGGTGTTTGCCTCTTCGGATGGTCATGCGCTTGTGCTGGCCAAATTTGGAGATTGGCTGCTTCAGGTTGATATGGATGGCAAGTTGGTTGCCAGTTTCCATGGCAGAGGCATTGGCCCTACTCAAAATCGGCTGAAACAATCTCTTTTTCAGCATACCTTCTTTCCCACACTTGAGGGTTATGTTGTCAACGCGTCGCCTTTCATCTGA